One part of the Candidatus Thermoplasmatota archaeon genome encodes these proteins:
- a CDS encoding pantetheine-phosphate adenylyltransferase, whose protein sequence is MKVCIGGTFNPLHRGHKTLIKKALETAGKKGLVFIGITSGDITKTKGEIKNFDQRKQNIEKYLIQEKISNKVKIEPIYDRFGPSIKGDFDAIVVSTETKKTAEEINKKRKKLGKKPLEIIEIPLVLAEDGKPISSTRIRNKEIDENGKLIRRD, encoded by the coding sequence ATGAAAGTCTGCATAGGTGGAACATTCAACCCGTTACACAGAGGACATAAAACCCTTATAAAAAAAGCATTAGAAACAGCTGGGAAAAAAGGCTTGGTTTTCATAGGCATCACATCAGGGGATATAACCAAAACAAAAGGTGAAATAAAAAACTTCGATCAAAGAAAACAAAACATAGAAAAATATCTTATTCAAGAAAAAATATCAAACAAAGTAAAAATCGAACCAATATACGATAGATTTGGTCCCTCAATAAAAGGAGATTTTGATGCAATAGTTGTGTCAACAGAGACAAAAAAAACAGCTGAGGAGATAAACAAAAAGCGGAAAAAACTTGGTAAAAAACCCTTGGAAATAATTGAAATACCCCTTGTTTTAGCAGAAGATGGTAAACCAATAAGCTCAACTAGGATAAGAAACAAAGAAATAGATGAAAACGGAAAACTTATTAGACGAGATTAA
- a CDS encoding histone deacetylase, whose amino-acid sequence MTTNIVYSKEFDKHDNIGHPENARRLRVMYEELRQAPFYDELNIVEPEILSEEMLRSVHSDEMIQEIKDISSGGGSWIDLDTYVCSSDYEVARLAAGGVLKVCKQVLAGRASNGFALVRPPGHHASRDRSMGFCLFNNAAIAANDIARKGKRVLLFDHDVHHGNGTQSIFYERKDVMYQSFHLSPHYPGTGGTSEIGLGPGRGYTVNAPLVHGRGNIAVSEVLDEVFLPIAQQFKPDIIIVSAGYDSHHSDNLGGLALTANFFGEIIKKLQKIQPRIVCTLEGGYNLSWIGKCLLSQIGQMTDHPMSFKDSVEENPDVKDIVKNLKKELSSYWKI is encoded by the coding sequence ATGACGACGAATATTGTTTACTCAAAGGAGTTTGATAAGCATGATAACATAGGTCATCCTGAGAATGCTAGGCGCCTCCGGGTTATGTATGAGGAGCTTAGACAAGCGCCTTTTTATGATGAGCTAAACATTGTTGAGCCAGAGATTTTGTCTGAGGAGATGCTTCGTTCAGTTCACTCAGATGAGATGATACAGGAGATAAAGGATATAAGCTCTGGTGGTGGCTCATGGATAGATCTCGATACTTATGTTTGCAGCTCAGATTATGAGGTTGCTAGGCTTGCAGCAGGTGGTGTTCTAAAGGTTTGTAAACAGGTTTTAGCTGGCAGAGCTAGCAACGGTTTCGCACTGGTTAGGCCACCTGGTCATCATGCCTCTCGTGATAGGTCGATGGGTTTCTGTCTTTTTAACAACGCTGCGATAGCAGCAAATGATATAGCAAGAAAAGGGAAGCGTGTACTACTTTTTGACCATGATGTACACCATGGTAATGGTACGCAATCTATTTTCTATGAGCGGAAAGATGTGATGTACCAATCATTTCATCTATCACCTCATTATCCTGGTACTGGTGGAACCAGCGAGATAGGCCTGGGACCTGGTAGAGGGTATACTGTAAACGCTCCACTTGTTCATGGGCGTGGAAACATTGCTGTATCAGAGGTGCTCGACGAGGTTTTTTTACCAATCGCACAACAATTCAAACCAGATATAATCATTGTGTCAGCTGGTTATGATTCTCATCATTCTGATAACCTCGGTGGACTAGCTCTTACCGCTAACTTTTTTGGTGAGATCATAAAAAAACTGCAGAAAATCCAACCAAGGATCGTTTGCACACTAGAGGGCGGATACAACCTGAGCTGGATAGGGAAATGTTTATTGTCACAGATCGGACAAATGACAGATCATCCTATGAGTTTTAAGGATTCTGTAGAAGAAAACCCTGATGTAAAAGATATTGTTAAAAACCTAAAAAAAGAGTTGTCAAGCTACTGGAAAATATAA